A stretch of Pseudophryne corroboree isolate aPseCor3 chromosome 9, aPseCor3.hap2, whole genome shotgun sequence DNA encodes these proteins:
- the WDR82 gene encoding LOW QUALITY PROTEIN: WD repeat-containing protein 82 (The sequence of the model RefSeq protein was modified relative to this genomic sequence to represent the inferred CDS: deleted 1 base in 1 codon), translating into MKLTDNVLRSFRVAKVFRENSDKINCFDFSPGGETVISSSDDDSIVLYDCQEGKPKRTLYSKKYGVDLIRYTHAANTVVYSSNKIDDTIRYLSLHDNKYIRYFPGHSKRVVALSMSPVDDAFISGSLDKTIRLWDLRSPNCQGLMHLQGKPVCSFDPEGLIFAAGVNSEMVKLYDLRSFDKGPFATFKMNYDRTCEWTSLKFSNDGKLILLSTNGGFLRLVDAFKGAVLHTFGGYNNSKAVTLEASFTPDSQFIMIGSEDGKIHVWNGESGMKVAVLDGKHTGPITCLQFNPKFMTFASACSNMAFWLPTIDD; encoded by the exons ATGAAGCTGACGGACAACGTGCTGCGCAGCTTCCGGGTGGCGAAGGTTTTCCGCGAGAACTCCGATAAGATCAACTGCTTTGACTTCAGCCCCGGTGGGGAAACGGTCATTTCCAGCAGCGACGACGACTCCATCGTGCTGTACGACTGCCAGGAGGGCAA GCCCAAGAGGACGCTGTACAGCAAGAAGTACGGTGTGGACCTCATCCGATACACGCATGCAGCAAATACCGTGGTCTATAGCTCCAACAAAATTGATG ATACCATCCGGTACCTCTCTCTTCATGATAATAAATATATCCGTTATTTCCCTGGCCACAGTAAAAG GGTCGTTGCGTTATCTATGTCTCCGGTGGATGATGCTTTTATTTCTGGGTCCTTGGATAAAACCATCCGCCTGTGGGACCTCCGGTCTCCCAACTGTCAG GGTCTGATGCACTTACAGGGGAAGCCAGTGTGCTCGTTTGATCCAGAGGGTCTTATTTTTGCCGCAGGAGTTAATTCAGAGATGGTGAAGCTGTATGACCTTCGCTCCTTCGATAAG GGTCCGTTTGCCACCTTCAAGATGAACTATGACCGCACCTGCGAATGGACGTCACTCAAATTTAGCAACGATGGAAAATTAATTCTTCTCTCTACCAATGGCGGCTTCCTGAGGCTAGTTGATGCGTTTAAAGGGGCCGTGTTACACACCTTTGGG GGTTATAACAACAGTAAAGCGGTCACGCTAGAAGCTTCGTTCACC CCGGATTCTCAGTTCATTATGATCG GGTCGGAAGATGGCAAGATCCACGTATGGAATGGAGAGAGCGGCATGAAAGTGGCCGTATTGGATGGCAAGCACACCGGACCCATCACCTGCTTACAGTTCAATCCCAAGTTCATGACCTTTGCAAGTGCTTGTTCCAATATG GCCTTCTGGCTGCCGACTATTGACGACTAG